The DNA window TGTGCTGAGCAAGTTAAATCTGGTCAACACTCTGGTGGGGTTGGTCATCACCTATTTGACCTTTGCTCTTCCTTTTTGTATCTGGATGATGAGGAGTTATTTTTCCTCTATTCCTGCTGAAATTGAAGAGGCAGCATTAATAGACGGTTGCACGCAAATGCAAGCTTTCCGCAAGGTGGTTCTACCCTTGGCTTGGCCAGGCATTTCAGCAACCAGCGTGTTTGCCTTCATCATGGCCTGGAACGAGTTTGTTTTTGCTGTCACCTTTATTCAGGATGATCGTCTCCGCACGCTTCCCTTGGCTTTACAGCAGTTTTTCAGCCGTTTTACCGCCGATTATGGTGGGGTGATGGCTGCTTCCACGATCGCCACCATTCCAGTGTTGTTATTCTTCATTTTGTTTCAGCGCAAATTAACTAAA is part of the Caldalkalibacillus uzonensis genome and encodes:
- a CDS encoding carbohydrate ABC transporter permease, which gives rise to MSNKSPLQKVLIYLFALIVFIVSVFPFWWMVVSSLKPAAHIFSSTPSLWPDTMTLEHYLKIFLRANFWVYFTNSLIVAGIVTLMGTMIACLAGYALGRFNIKGKNLILLTILSVQMFPVVVLLIPLFIVLSKLNLVNTLVGLVITYLTFALPFCIWMMRSYFSSIPAEIEEAALIDGCTQMQAFRKVVLPLAWPGISATSVFAFIMAWNEFVFAVTFIQDDRLRTLPLALQQFFSRFTADYGGVMAASTIATIPVLLFFILFQRKLTKGLVQGSVNT